One genomic region from Paroceanicella profunda encodes:
- a CDS encoding metallophosphoesterase family protein yields MNTDGRRIYAIGDVHGCRDALTARHQQIRDDLARHPTETEALLIHVGDYIDRGPDSRGVIDDLMAFSMPGVEMHCLKGNHDHLLLRFLAAPEEMHCPHHYLTPNLGGPKTLASYGVSEGRMMDVHAAALKAVPQAHQAFLAGLPLSLRVGDYLFVHAGIRPGVPLEEQTEQDMIWIRGPFLTSTEDFGFVVVHGHTPVDEIEILPNRIDIDTGAVFGGTLTCLILEGDALWSLDGAGRRPLYRP; encoded by the coding sequence ATGAACACCGATGGCCGCCGCATCTATGCAATCGGCGATGTCCATGGCTGCCGCGATGCGCTGACCGCGCGGCACCAGCAGATCCGCGACGACCTCGCGCGGCACCCCACGGAGACCGAGGCGCTCCTGATCCATGTCGGCGATTACATCGACCGTGGCCCCGACAGCCGCGGCGTGATCGACGACCTGATGGCATTTTCCATGCCCGGCGTGGAGATGCACTGCCTCAAGGGCAACCACGACCACCTGCTGCTGCGCTTCCTCGCCGCGCCGGAGGAGATGCACTGCCCGCATCACTATCTCACCCCGAATCTCGGCGGCCCGAAGACCCTCGCCTCCTACGGCGTCAGCGAAGGCCGGATGATGGACGTGCACGCCGCGGCGCTGAAAGCCGTGCCGCAGGCGCATCAGGCCTTCCTGGCCGGCCTGCCGCTCAGCCTGCGGGTGGGGGATTACCTCTTCGTGCATGCGGGCATCCGCCCCGGCGTGCCGCTGGAGGAGCAGACCGAGCAGGACATGATCTGGATCCGCGGGCCCTTCCTCACCAGCACCGAGGATTTCGGCTTCGTGGTGGTGCACGGGCACACGCCGGTGGACGAGATCGAGATCCTCCCGAACCGCATCGACATCGACACCGGCGCGGTGTTCGGCGGCACGCTCACCTGCCTGATCCTCGAGGGCGACGCGCTCTGGTCGCTGGACGGGGCCGGGCGCCGCCCGCTCTACCGGCCCTGA
- the rpsU gene encoding 30S ribosomal protein S21 translates to MQVMVRDNNVEQALRALKKKLQREGVFREMKLRQHFEKPSVKKAREKAEAVRRARKLARKKAQREGLL, encoded by the coding sequence GTGCAGGTAATGGTTCGCGACAACAATGTCGAACAGGCTCTGCGTGCCCTGAAGAAGAAGCTTCAGCGCGAAGGCGTGTTCCGGGAGATGAAACTCCGGCAGCATTTCGAAAAGCCGTCGGTGAAGAAGGCCCGTGAGAAAGCCGAAGCCGTCCGCCGCGCCCGCAAGCTGGCGCGCAAGAAGGCACAGCGCGAAGGTCTTCTGTGA
- a CDS encoding COQ9 family protein, giving the protein MADTAPETMPTLVEIRKALLDAALPHVVFDGWSQTTLKAAVADSGMDPELAKAAFPRGAADLALEFHHAGDRALAEALAQTDLSAMRFSERVAFAVRRRLEIAAPDKEAVRRGASFFALPQHASDGAKAVWHTADVIWTALGDTSRDMNWYTKRLTLSGVISATTLYWLGDDSEGSERSWEFLERRIADVMRIEKAKSALRDNPLRRMVREGPLSTFARMREKGPRGLWTGPGPGRPGVPAGPLPEKVEPGV; this is encoded by the coding sequence ATGGCTGACACCGCACCGGAAACGATGCCCACCCTGGTCGAAATCCGCAAGGCACTGCTGGACGCGGCCTTGCCCCACGTGGTCTTCGACGGCTGGAGCCAGACCACGCTGAAGGCGGCCGTCGCCGATTCGGGCATGGACCCGGAACTGGCGAAGGCGGCCTTCCCGCGCGGCGCCGCCGATCTCGCGCTCGAATTCCACCACGCGGGGGACCGGGCGCTGGCCGAGGCGCTGGCGCAAACCGATCTTTCCGCCATGCGATTCTCCGAGCGGGTGGCCTTCGCGGTGCGCCGCCGGCTGGAGATCGCCGCGCCGGACAAGGAAGCCGTGCGCCGTGGCGCCAGTTTCTTCGCCCTGCCGCAGCATGCCTCCGACGGCGCGAAGGCCGTCTGGCACACTGCCGACGTGATCTGGACCGCGCTGGGGGACACGTCGCGCGACATGAACTGGTACACCAAGCGGCTGACCCTCTCGGGCGTCATCTCCGCCACCACGCTCTACTGGCTGGGCGATGACAGCGAGGGGTCCGAGCGCAGCTGGGAGTTCCTGGAGCGCCGGATCGCCGACGTGATGCGCATCGAGAAGGCCAAGTCCGCCCTGCGGGACAACCCGCTGCGCCGGATGGTGCGCGAGGGCCCGCTCTCGACCTTTGCCCGCATGCGCGAGAAGGGCCCGCGCGGCCTCTGGACCGGCCCCGGCCCGGGCCGCCCCGGCGTGCCCGCCGGACCGCTTCCGGAAAAGGTCGAACCCGGGGTCTGA
- a CDS encoding prephenate dehydrogenase — protein sequence MPDQMTIATLAPAPLPRLGLLGYGAFGRLAARALRARFDIRVHDPDPAAGAAAAQAGLRAVSLAEAAACPVVVLAMPVPAFGPALRALAPLLRPGTLVLDVASVKEEPARLMQALLPGHVELLATHPMFGPRSAGDGGSAALAGLKVVLCPLRGRRWRGAAALLRGMGLRVIVTTPQEHDRQAALSQGLTHLLARALAGLDRTPAITTRSFELLMQAIDMVRDDPPEIYETVTRTNRHVAGLRSTLIAALQHDTAIPAQPPVTGT from the coding sequence ATGCCGGACCAGATGACCATCGCGACCCTCGCCCCCGCTCCCCTGCCCCGGCTGGGCCTGCTGGGCTACGGCGCCTTCGGGCGGCTCGCGGCGCGGGCCCTGCGGGCGCGCTTCGACATTCGCGTGCATGACCCCGACCCCGCCGCCGGCGCTGCCGCGGCGCAGGCCGGCCTGCGCGCCGTGAGCCTGGCCGAGGCCGCGGCCTGCCCGGTAGTTGTGCTGGCGATGCCGGTGCCCGCCTTCGGCCCGGCCCTGCGCGCCCTCGCGCCGCTGCTGCGGCCGGGCACGCTGGTGCTGGATGTCGCCTCGGTGAAGGAGGAGCCGGCGCGGCTGATGCAGGCGCTGCTGCCCGGACATGTCGAGCTGCTCGCCACCCACCCGATGTTCGGCCCGCGCAGCGCGGGCGACGGCGGGTCCGCGGCCCTGGCCGGGCTGAAGGTGGTGCTCTGCCCGCTGCGCGGCCGGCGCTGGCGCGGGGCCGCGGCCCTGCTGCGCGGGATGGGCCTGCGCGTGATCGTCACCACCCCGCAGGAGCATGACAGGCAGGCGGCGCTGAGCCAGGGCCTCACCCACCTGCTGGCCCGCGCGCTTGCCGGGCTGGACCGCACACCCGCCATCACCACGCGCAGCTTCGAGCTGCTGATGCAGGCCATCGACATGGTGCGCGACGACCCGCCGGAGATCTACGAGACCGTGACTCGCACCAACCGCCATGTCGCCGGCCTGCGCAGCACCCTCATCGCGGCGCTGCAGCATGACACGGCCATTCCCGCGCAGCCCCCCGTCACCGGCACCTGA
- a CDS encoding lytic murein transglycosylase, producing MTKGLFNIAAFGATALLGLAGCADTTSRAQEAAPVATTRPEPRPGEGASASPRPADFVAWRTGFRARALSRGIRADVFDTAFAGVGVNEKVIELDRYQPEFRRQIWDYLDRAVSDTRVANGRAMHDRHAALLARIEQRYGVDSQYVLAIWGLESAYGSSMGSMNVIESLATLAYEGRRQEFAESQLLTALQILQEGDVPASRMTGSWAGAMGHTQFIPTSFEEYAQDWNGDGRRDIWGDDPADALASTANYLSRFGWEKGQPWGVEVRLPAGFDIARADGNDWRPVASWRAAGITRISGGALPEAGEAALLAPAGGRGPVFAVFKNFKVIKRYNNATSYALAVGHLGDRIMGGGPFVASWPRDEQALTVNETIELQERLTALGYDTQGSDGLVGPNTIEAIRAFQRQAGLAPDGFPTKQLLTKVKAAGG from the coding sequence ATGACCAAAGGCCTATTCAACATCGCCGCCTTCGGCGCGACGGCCCTGCTTGGCCTCGCCGGATGCGCCGACACCACGTCGCGTGCGCAGGAGGCAGCGCCCGTGGCCACCACACGGCCCGAGCCCCGGCCCGGCGAGGGCGCAAGCGCCTCGCCCCGCCCGGCGGATTTCGTGGCCTGGCGCACCGGCTTCCGTGCCCGCGCCCTCTCGCGCGGCATCCGGGCCGACGTGTTCGACACCGCTTTCGCCGGCGTGGGCGTGAACGAGAAGGTGATCGAGCTGGACCGCTACCAGCCCGAGTTCCGCCGCCAGATCTGGGATTACCTGGACCGGGCCGTCTCCGACACCCGCGTCGCGAACGGCCGTGCCATGCATGACCGCCACGCGGCGCTGCTCGCGCGGATCGAGCAGCGGTACGGCGTGGACAGCCAGTACGTGCTCGCCATCTGGGGGCTGGAGAGCGCCTACGGCTCCTCCATGGGCTCGATGAACGTGATCGAGAGCCTCGCCACCCTGGCCTATGAGGGCCGCCGGCAGGAGTTCGCGGAGAGCCAGCTCCTCACCGCCCTGCAGATCCTGCAGGAGGGGGACGTGCCGGCCTCGCGCATGACCGGCTCCTGGGCCGGGGCGATGGGCCACACCCAGTTCATCCCCACCAGCTTCGAGGAATACGCGCAGGACTGGAACGGCGACGGCCGCCGCGACATCTGGGGGGATGACCCGGCAGACGCCCTCGCCTCCACCGCCAACTACCTCTCGCGCTTCGGCTGGGAGAAGGGCCAGCCCTGGGGCGTGGAGGTGCGGCTGCCGGCGGGCTTCGACATCGCCCGCGCCGATGGGAACGACTGGCGGCCTGTGGCCTCCTGGCGGGCGGCGGGCATCACCCGCATCTCCGGCGGTGCCCTGCCCGAGGCGGGCGAGGCCGCCCTGCTGGCGCCCGCGGGCGGGCGCGGCCCGGTCTTCGCCGTGTTCAAGAACTTCAAGGTGATCAAGCGCTACAACAACGCCACCTCCTATGCCCTCGCCGTGGGCCACCTGGGCGACCGGATCATGGGCGGCGGGCCGTTCGTGGCCTCCTGGCCGCGTGACGAACAGGCGCTCACGGTGAACGAGACCATCGAGCTGCAGGAGCGGCTCACCGCGCTCGGCTATGACACGCAGGGCTCGGACGGGCTGGTGGGGCCGAACACGATCGAGGCGATCCGCGCCTTCCAGCGCCAGGCCGGCCTCGCGCCGGACGGCTTTCCCACCAAGCAGCTTCTGACCAAGGTGAAGGCCGCCGGCGGCTGA
- a CDS encoding C40 family peptidase encodes MAGPDLRRTPARPDLAAAHLRGRVTAERFAEAEPARVSAAVAPMWTGPDAARRGSELLFGEIFDIYERRDGLAWGQARADGYMGYVPEDALAAPAGDTTARVSAPLAHLYPEPDIKAPPRLILPQGSRLTLQGGAGRFRETPDGFVIATHVALDGRPAEDWVAVAESLRGAPYLWGGRSMLGIDCSALVQQALTAAGTPCPRDTDMQAAELGTALAPGSALRRGDLVFWKGHVGVMLDETVLLHANAWHMQVAQEPLDGAIARIAAQDGGPVTARRRP; translated from the coding sequence ATGGCCGGGCCTGACCTGCGCCGCACCCCGGCCCGCCCCGACCTCGCCGCGGCACATCTGCGCGGCCGGGTGACGGCGGAGCGCTTCGCGGAGGCGGAGCCGGCGCGCGTGAGCGCCGCCGTGGCGCCGATGTGGACCGGGCCGGACGCCGCCCGGCGCGGCTCGGAGCTGCTGTTCGGCGAGATCTTCGACATCTACGAGCGGCGCGACGGGCTCGCCTGGGGGCAGGCCCGGGCGGACGGCTACATGGGCTATGTCCCCGAGGACGCCCTCGCCGCCCCGGCCGGGGACACCACGGCCCGCGTCTCCGCCCCGCTGGCCCACCTCTATCCGGAGCCGGACATAAAGGCCCCGCCGCGCCTCATCCTGCCGCAGGGCAGCCGGCTGACCCTGCAGGGCGGCGCCGGGCGCTTCCGCGAGACGCCGGACGGCTTCGTGATCGCCACGCATGTCGCGCTCGACGGCCGCCCGGCGGAGGACTGGGTGGCCGTGGCGGAGAGCCTTCGCGGCGCGCCTTACCTCTGGGGCGGGCGCAGCATGCTCGGCATCGACTGCTCGGCGCTGGTCCAGCAGGCGCTCACCGCCGCCGGAACGCCCTGCCCGCGGGACACGGACATGCAGGCGGCGGAACTGGGCACCGCCCTCGCCCCCGGCAGCGCGCTGCGGCGCGGCGACCTGGTGTTCTGGAAGGGCCATGTCGGCGTGATGCTGGACGAGACCGTGCTGCTGCACGCGAACGCCTGGCACATGCAGGTGGCGCAGGAGCCGCTCGACGGCGCGATCGCGCGCATCGCCGCGCAGGACGGCGGGCCCGTCACCGCGCGGCGCCGGCCCTGA
- a CDS encoding leucyl aminopeptidase family protein: MPATFACPDAPGAIPLEPVEAEACAARLAALGPRAVAWAAANGFTGAAGSVLVLPDAEGGVARVLAGWGTEGTRRRGRFPLAAAAASLAPGVYRLETAPDAAPLTGAALEEACLGWLLAAYRFDRYKPSEREAPLLLPPEGLDTARLEIIAAGAALTQDLINTPASDMGPETLEGRFRALAEVHGAEVEVTAGDALLDANFPMIHAVGRAAAEAPRLLDLRWGREDAQKVTLVGKGVCFDTGGLNIKPGASMGLMKKDMGGAANVMGLAHMIMASGLDVRLRVLVPAVENAISASAFRPGDILTSRKGLTVEVNNTDAEGRLVLADALALASEEAPETLFCLATLTGAARVALGPDIPPFYSDDEVLAAEITAAAARTADPLWRMPFWAPYESLIEPGIADLDNAPSGGMAGSVTAALFLKRFTDVARFAHFDIYGWTPAAKPGRPKGGAMQAARALFSLLEARHGRA, encoded by the coding sequence ATGCCCGCCACCTTCGCCTGCCCTGACGCCCCCGGCGCCATTCCCCTCGAACCGGTGGAAGCGGAGGCCTGCGCCGCGCGGCTGGCGGCGCTCGGGCCCCGGGCCGTGGCCTGGGCGGCGGCGAACGGGTTCACCGGGGCGGCGGGCTCCGTGCTCGTGCTGCCGGATGCGGAGGGCGGCGTGGCGCGGGTGCTCGCGGGATGGGGCACCGAGGGCACGCGCCGGCGCGGGCGCTTCCCGCTCGCCGCCGCAGCGGCCAGCCTCGCCCCCGGCGTCTACCGGCTCGAAACCGCACCGGATGCGGCGCCGCTCACGGGGGCCGCGCTGGAGGAGGCCTGCCTGGGCTGGCTGCTCGCCGCCTACCGCTTCGACCGCTACAAGCCCTCCGAGCGCGAGGCGCCGCTGCTGCTGCCCCCGGAGGGGCTGGACACGGCGCGGCTGGAGATCATCGCCGCCGGCGCCGCCCTCACCCAGGACCTGATCAACACCCCCGCCTCCGACATGGGGCCCGAGACGCTGGAAGGCCGGTTCCGCGCCCTTGCCGAGGTGCACGGCGCCGAAGTGGAGGTGACGGCGGGCGACGCCCTGCTGGACGCGAATTTCCCCATGATCCACGCCGTGGGCCGCGCCGCGGCGGAGGCCCCGCGCCTGCTCGACCTGCGCTGGGGCCGCGAGGACGCGCAGAAGGTGACGCTGGTGGGCAAGGGCGTGTGCTTCGACACCGGCGGGCTGAACATCAAGCCCGGCGCCTCCATGGGCCTGATGAAGAAGGACATGGGCGGCGCTGCCAACGTGATGGGCCTTGCGCACATGATCATGGCGAGCGGGCTCGATGTGCGGCTGCGCGTGCTGGTGCCGGCGGTGGAGAATGCCATCTCCGCCTCCGCCTTCCGCCCCGGCGACATCCTCACCTCGCGCAAGGGCCTCACGGTGGAGGTGAACAACACCGACGCCGAGGGCCGGCTGGTGCTGGCCGACGCGCTGGCGCTGGCGAGCGAGGAGGCCCCGGAGACGCTGTTCTGCCTCGCCACCCTCACCGGGGCGGCGCGCGTGGCGCTGGGGCCGGACATCCCGCCCTTCTACTCCGACGACGAGGTGCTGGCCGCCGAGATCACCGCCGCCGCCGCCCGCACCGCCGACCCGCTGTGGCGCATGCCCTTCTGGGCGCCCTACGAGAGCCTGATCGAGCCCGGCATCGCCGATCTCGACAACGCGCCCTCCGGCGGCATGGCCGGATCTGTCACCGCGGCGCTGTTCCTCAAGCGCTTCACCGACGTGGCGCGCTTCGCCCATTTCGACATCTACGGCTGGACGCCGGCGGCGAAACCCGGCCGGCCGAAGGGCGGGGCCATGCAGGCCGCGCGCGCCCTGTTCTCGCTGCTCGAGGCGCGCCATGGCCGGGCCTGA
- a CDS encoding Hpt domain-containing protein, with translation MTVDVLRLDAREESLLDGDMIRVLRATLGHDMSQELMEDASFQLAERLSRLEQLVADHDLPGLHRLAHGLTGLAGQVGLMQLSSVSRALADCARRGDHVAVPAVAARLVRLGEESLFSLAGFID, from the coding sequence ATGACAGTTGACGTGCTGCGCCTCGATGCGCGTGAGGAAAGCCTGCTGGACGGGGACATGATCCGTGTCCTGCGCGCCACGCTCGGCCATGACATGAGCCAGGAGCTGATGGAGGACGCCTCCTTCCAGCTTGCCGAACGGCTCAGCCGGCTGGAGCAGCTGGTAGCGGACCACGATCTGCCCGGGCTCCACCGGCTGGCGCACGGGCTGACCGGGCTGGCCGGCCAGGTCGGGCTGATGCAGCTGAGCTCGGTGTCCCGCGCCCTTGCCGACTGCGCGCGCAGGGGAGACCACGTGGCGGTGCCCGCCGTCGCCGCGCGGCTGGTGCGCCTGGGCGAGGAATCGCTGTTCTCCCTGGCAGGATTCATCGACTGA
- the gloB gene encoding hydroxyacylglutathione hydrolase translates to MSLEIVTVPCLSDNYAYLLRDGETGTVALVDAPEPGPIVAAIEARGWTLDLLLITHHHYDHVDGVEALRARTGCAVWGAAADAGRLPPLDRALAPGDSIAVGASTGVVLDVPGHTVGHIAFHFPADKAVFTADSLMALGCGRLFEGTALQMWTSLSQFLGMDRDTLVCSGHEYTQSNARFALTIERDNAALTARAAAIDAARAAGRPTVPSSLGEELDTNPFLRAGLPSVKAAVGLDGADDAAVFAEIRRRKDDFRG, encoded by the coding sequence ATGTCCCTCGAAATCGTCACGGTCCCATGCCTGTCCGACAACTACGCCTACCTGCTGCGCGATGGCGAGACCGGCACTGTCGCGCTCGTCGATGCGCCGGAGCCGGGCCCGATCGTCGCGGCGATCGAGGCACGGGGCTGGACGCTGGACCTGCTGCTGATCACCCACCACCACTATGACCATGTCGACGGCGTGGAGGCCCTGCGCGCCCGCACCGGCTGCGCGGTGTGGGGCGCGGCGGCCGATGCCGGCCGGTTGCCGCCGCTGGACCGCGCCCTCGCTCCGGGCGACAGCATCGCGGTGGGCGCCAGCACCGGCGTGGTGCTCGACGTGCCGGGCCACACCGTGGGCCACATCGCCTTCCACTTTCCCGCCGACAAGGCCGTGTTCACCGCCGACAGCCTGATGGCCCTGGGCTGCGGCCGGCTGTTCGAGGGCACCGCTCTGCAGATGTGGACCAGCCTGTCGCAGTTCCTCGGCATGGACCGCGACACGCTGGTCTGCTCGGGGCACGAATACACCCAGTCCAACGCCCGCTTCGCGCTGACCATCGAGCGGGACAACGCCGCCCTCACCGCCCGCGCCGCCGCAATCGACGCCGCCCGCGCCGCCGGCCGGCCCACCGTGCCCTCCTCCCTCGGCGAGGAGCTGGACACCAACCCGTTCCTGCGCGCCGGCCTGCCGTCCGTGAAGGCCGCGGTGGGGCTGGACGGCGCCGACGACGCCGCCGTCTTCGCCGAAATCCGCCGCCGCAAGGACGACTTTCGCGGCTGA
- a CDS encoding class I SAM-dependent methyltransferase: MHLDVVDLRAFYYRTPLGRRAKTALQDALRDLWPRVKDETVAGFGFPAPMLRPFLAEARRVICLMPGQQGVMPWPPEGPNISVLADETAWPLPSGFVDRLVIGHGLETCEQPGALLDEIWRVLAPGGRVVFVLPNRSGIWARRDGTPFGYGRPYSFGQIDAELRRHRFSSERHAAALYFPPSHRQFVLRTAPAWERLGQRVGVSRLAGAILVEAAKQVYVLPRNGARESARRPFEILEGLTKPVKPVTGRA; the protein is encoded by the coding sequence ATGCACCTGGATGTCGTCGATCTTCGCGCCTTCTATTACCGCACGCCCCTCGGGCGGCGCGCGAAGACGGCGTTGCAGGACGCCTTGCGCGACCTCTGGCCCAGGGTGAAGGACGAGACCGTGGCCGGGTTCGGCTTTCCCGCGCCGATGCTGCGCCCCTTCCTAGCGGAGGCGCGGCGAGTGATCTGCCTGATGCCGGGCCAGCAGGGCGTGATGCCCTGGCCGCCGGAAGGGCCGAACATCTCGGTGCTGGCGGACGAGACGGCCTGGCCGCTGCCCTCGGGCTTCGTGGACCGGCTGGTGATCGGCCACGGGCTGGAGACCTGCGAACAGCCCGGGGCGCTGCTCGACGAGATCTGGCGGGTGCTGGCGCCGGGCGGGCGCGTGGTCTTCGTGCTGCCCAACCGCTCGGGCATCTGGGCGCGGCGCGACGGCACGCCCTTCGGCTACGGCCGGCCCTATTCCTTCGGGCAGATCGACGCGGAGCTGCGCCGACACCGCTTCTCCTCCGAGCGCCACGCGGCGGCGCTGTATTTCCCGCCCTCGCACCGCCAGTTCGTGCTGCGCACCGCCCCGGCCTGGGAACGGCTGGGCCAGCGCGTGGGGGTGAGCCGGTTGGCCGGCGCCATCCTCGTGGAGGCGGCCAAGCAGGTGTATGTCCTGCCGCGCAACGGGGCGCGCGAAAGCGCCCGCAGACCGTTCGAAATTCTGGAGGGTCTCACCAAGCCGGTGAAACCCGTGACGGGCCGGGCCTGA
- a CDS encoding F0F1 ATP synthase subunit delta, producing MTVSASATLVSGAAGRYATALFELATEANAVSLIEADLAALQAALDDSSDLRDVIKSPVYSREDQARAMAALAQKMELGVYVTSTVQLMAANRRLFVLPELIAGYHALAAEARGEVSAEVTAAAPLADAQLADLKAALRNSFGKEVAVNVTVDDAIIGGLVVKVGSKMIDTSIRSKLMNLQNAMKEVG from the coding sequence GTGACCGTGTCCGCATCAGCGACGCTCGTTTCCGGAGCAGCCGGCCGCTACGCGACCGCGTTGTTCGAACTTGCAACAGAGGCGAATGCCGTCTCCCTCATCGAGGCCGATCTTGCCGCGCTTCAGGCGGCGCTGGATGACAGCTCCGACCTGCGGGACGTCATCAAGTCTCCGGTCTACAGCCGTGAGGACCAGGCCCGCGCCATGGCCGCGCTGGCGCAGAAGATGGAGCTCGGCGTCTACGTGACCAGCACCGTGCAGCTGATGGCGGCCAACCGCCGCCTGTTCGTGCTGCCGGAGCTGATCGCCGGCTACCACGCGCTCGCCGCCGAAGCCCGGGGCGAGGTGTCGGCGGAGGTTACCGCCGCCGCCCCGCTGGCGGATGCGCAGCTCGCGGACCTCAAGGCCGCGCTCAGGAATTCGTTTGGCAAGGAAGTTGCCGTGAATGTGACGGTCGATGACGCGATCATCGGCGGTCTTGTCGTCAAGGTGGGATCGAAGATGATCGACACGTCGATCCGCTCGAAGCTCATGAACCTTCAGAACGCTATGAAAGAGGTGGGGTGA
- the atpA gene encoding F0F1 ATP synthase subunit alpha, producing the protein MGIQAAEISAILKEQIKNFGQEAEVAEVGRVLSVGDGIARVHGLDNVQAGEMVEFPGGIRGMALNLEIDNVGIVIFGEDRTIKEGDIVKRTNSIVDVPYGRGLLGRVVDALGNPIDGKGPIEAEGRTRADVKAPGIIPRKSVHEPMATGLKAIDALVPIGRGQRELIIGDRQTGKTAVALDAILNQKAYNDAAGDDEYKKLYCIYVAVGQKRSTVAQLVKKLEETGAMAYSIVVAATASEPAPMQYLAPYAATAMAEYFRDNGMHGLIIYDDLSKQAVSYRQMSLLLRRPPGREAYPGDVFFLHSRLLERSAKLNEDNGSGSLTALPIIETQAGDVSAYIPTNVISITDGQIFLETGLFYQGVRPAVNVGLSVSRVGSAAQTSAMKSVAGSIKLELAQYREMAAFAQFGSDLDPATQKLLNRGARLTELLKQPQYAPLTSAEQVIVIYAGTQGYLDKMPVSKVGAFEKGLLAYLRSHEKDLLEDIRVNDRKVAGDLADKIKAAIEAFAKTFA; encoded by the coding sequence ATGGGTATCCAGGCCGCTGAGATCTCTGCGATCCTCAAGGAGCAGATCAAGAATTTCGGCCAGGAGGCCGAGGTTGCCGAGGTTGGCCGCGTGCTCTCCGTCGGTGACGGCATCGCGCGCGTGCACGGGCTGGACAACGTCCAGGCCGGCGAGATGGTCGAATTCCCCGGTGGCATCCGGGGCATGGCGCTGAACCTCGAGATCGACAACGTCGGTATCGTGATCTTCGGTGAGGACCGGACGATCAAGGAAGGCGACATCGTCAAGCGCACCAACTCGATCGTGGACGTGCCCTACGGCCGCGGCCTGCTGGGCCGCGTGGTCGACGCGCTGGGCAACCCGATCGACGGCAAGGGCCCGATCGAGGCCGAGGGCCGCACCCGCGCCGACGTGAAGGCGCCGGGCATCATCCCGCGCAAATCGGTGCATGAGCCGATGGCCACCGGCCTGAAGGCGATCGACGCCCTGGTGCCGATCGGCCGTGGCCAGCGCGAGCTGATCATCGGTGACCGCCAGACCGGCAAGACCGCCGTGGCGCTGGACGCGATCCTGAACCAGAAGGCCTACAACGACGCCGCCGGCGACGACGAGTACAAGAAGCTCTACTGCATCTACGTCGCCGTGGGCCAGAAGCGCTCCACCGTGGCGCAGCTGGTCAAGAAGCTCGAAGAGACAGGCGCGATGGCCTATTCCATCGTGGTGGCCGCGACCGCGTCCGAGCCCGCGCCGATGCAGTATCTCGCCCCCTACGCGGCGACCGCGATGGCCGAGTACTTCCGCGACAACGGCATGCACGGGCTCATCATCTATGATGACCTCTCCAAGCAGGCCGTGTCCTACCGCCAGATGTCGCTGCTGCTGCGCCGCCCGCCCGGCCGCGAAGCCTACCCGGGCGACGTGTTCTTCCTGCACTCCCGCCTGCTGGAGCGCTCCGCGAAGCTCAACGAGGACAACGGCTCCGGCTCGCTCACCGCGCTGCCGATCATCGAGACGCAGGCCGGCGACGTGTCCGCCTACATCCCGACGAACGTGATCTCGATCACCGACGGCCAGATCTTCCTGGAGACCGGCCTGTTCTACCAGGGCGTCCGCCCGGCGGTGAACGTGGGCCTGTCGGTGAGCCGCGTCGGCTCCGCCGCGCAGACCTCGGCGATGAAGTCGGTGGCCGGTTCGATCAAGCTCGAGCTCGCCCAGTACCGCGAGATGGCGGCCTTCGCCCAGTTCGGCTCGGACCTCGATCCCGCGACCCAGAAGCTGCTGAACCGCGGCGCGCGCCTCACCGAGCTGCTCAAGCAGCCGCAGTACGCGCCGCTCACCAGCGCCGAGCAGGTCATCGTGATCTACGCCGGTACCCAAGGTTACCTCGACAAGATGCCGGTCTCCAAGGTCGGTGCCTTCGAGAAGGGGCTGCTGGCCTACCTGCGCAGCCACGAGAAGGACCTTCTCGAGGACATCCGGGTGAACGACCGCAAGGTTGCCGGCGACCTCGCCGACAAGATCAAGGCAGCCATCGAGGCCTTCGCCAAGACCTTCGCCTGA